The Rickettsia helvetica genome has a segment encoding these proteins:
- a CDS encoding sensor histidine kinase, with translation MTINNQNQPKDNHNLTKTNWNLQLSPISVTLIPYQQEENIINSTITNYTDIIKYKLELQEANNKLKESELFKRDVVQNIVHGLKIPCNGIFSLVTALYEVEDNPEKKDYLASVVSCAEELLDYYNNILSYLQNNSGLPPIVLNKFDPKQLVNKIIDKAMPIAQRKGLNLSCNFQYDLTNAIISDTYRIGAILEQLIDNSINFTKEGKVVVTVNMFAINPALSESEQQNREMVFQFMVHDSGVGLSKEIKQHLHEKIDKFDVAAQYHGLGSGLSFVKRLIGELNGEIEVTSEKGKSTTIVCNIPIKLPLLDDLIYDT, from the coding sequence ATGACAATTAATAATCAAAATCAACCAAAAGATAATCATAATCTTACTAAAACAAATTGGAATCTTCAATTATCTCCCATATCTGTCACATTAATACCATATCAGCAAGAAGAGAATATCATTAACTCGACGATCACAAATTATACTGATATAATTAAATATAAATTAGAATTACAAGAAGCAAATAATAAATTGAAAGAATCTGAGTTATTTAAAAGAGATGTAGTTCAAAATATAGTACATGGATTAAAGATTCCATGTAATGGGATTTTTTCATTAGTAACAGCTCTTTATGAAGTAGAAGATAATCCTGAAAAAAAGGATTATTTAGCTAGTGTGGTAAGTTGTGCTGAAGAATTACTAGATTATTATAACAATATACTTAGTTATCTACAGAATAATTCTGGACTACCTCCTATAGTTTTAAATAAGTTTGATCCAAAACAGTTGGTAAATAAGATTATTGATAAAGCGATGCCAATAGCTCAACGTAAGGGATTAAATTTATCTTGTAATTTTCAGTATGATTTAACAAATGCTATAATTAGTGATACTTATCGAATAGGGGCAATATTAGAGCAGTTAATAGATAATTCTATTAACTTTACTAAAGAAGGTAAAGTTGTGGTAACAGTGAACATGTTTGCTATTAATCCTGCATTGTCAGAATCAGAACAACAAAACAGAGAAATGGTATTCCAATTTATGGTGCATGATAGTGGTGTTGGTTTGTCTAAAGAAATCAAGCAACATCTTCATGAAAAGATTGATAAATTTGATGTTGCTGCGCAATATCATGGACTTGGATCAGGATTAAGTTTTGTAAAGCGTCTAATTGGTGAGTTAAATGGAGAGATTGAAGTAACAAGTGAAAAAGGTAAAAGTACTACTATTGTCTGTAATATACCAATTAAGTTACCTCTTCTTGATGATCTGATTTATGATACATAA
- a CDS encoding conjugal transfer protein TraD, which produces MEEAKIKIKERKARTHHLIEMGGLVVKATLDCLPANSLLGALISLQNTLIQQPTIQDQWTQMGKNAFDNLT; this is translated from the coding sequence ATGGAAGAAGCTAAAATAAAAATTAAAGAAAGAAAAGCTCGTACTCATCACTTAATCGAAATGGGTGGTTTAGTTGTTAAAGCCACACTTGACTGTTTGCCTGCTAATAGCTTACTTGGAGCTTTGATTTCTCTGCAAAACACGCTAATTCAGCAACCAACTATTCAAGATCAATGGACTCAAATGGGTAAGAACGCTTTTGATAATTTAACTTGA
- a CDS encoding ankyrin repeat domain-containing protein, translating into MKKNIKAQKKRQGKAQGESFELDLATWFLIDQYIKYQAHKASDYSFNFFPGFDDIEKLEDIVIRYERNAQERIIFVQAKHVLEPNQNLTDQALFLLNGDYSLLMYCNAYLKAKNNPDLLRQIEYKNLNSNVEFKDVVEECILATSKGVTSQYLIKETNNQKLNIGNRELYKPHSIKNELIKAFKAESKGNQDKLTELCNLDASELAEGIDEFLGKLIFVTNLPRQGTVGNNLENIIKNEQIGAKIKIGGKLLEQAEINDYFNALQYLIFRRKGENKTLITPKELDELFSDQKQKLDELLINRAHSKKLEALGVSFTEESIKDLRDNKLQDFLLPEKRVLNIITSGKTAKVGAADVLRDLQALKMQQLTIQDLATLPTLEMLTQSIIQPKTSKNQYTLTLFKQNDLHLVFIEGTIRQNLKETLETIISTKDFKFKAIFISTINLLEKAKSKDALKQNPLYKFFEDLNKKSLYESIALEHVAYNVTIKEFITEKKQILPLVSLDSMELGYAKLNQILCDPTMNTNDVLFIDLDSLLKNHSKFLSILSKYGKFVIECNTSIVNASNTTLLSSLLQNNVEARIILLTKQGFNVQDILPNQEAESYPIKHNFIDLIRTDQENLLTRKLLIFLGNKEKISLKELMGISDLDKYLSDAQNQDIINQMIPTTKLVELIKNEDIKIGSDSTGTSDLVGAYAQLYQDINIERLINNLLLDKENIFVISGINGSKKSKSFIDKLKAFDTGLQVDNIDQNQISDFHPDTKHNTRILLDDDKLQEKHFKQLCLVNENKKIYWISLKDGSDNESQFILQQIYNPDFYVDRQFNHFKKVIIKEDIYKELQVKSHNESQQRSDIFLFTGIDNQDDLLKLFPAYSRKLIQQNMNDAHPRVIAKKRGELSQFDQLVVQNKTIHWLNIEQNNGNTQIVWIKSRGTLDNLRKYINNEKSIKLTLDKDFINDIKDKQTTIIADDPGMGKTTSLTKLCTLQYDLGSEVKSIFQSHWVISVDLKDHISTIGRIKSSNIKIDDIINLCLESDSDLNTTFAKKILLFAFQNTNFIKPILIKFDGFDEVLDQNIRNNLISLMQYLKYDPNVKNVKFWITSRLHYEQTLENKLSIFATKFEPLNDQKNKEFIYQFFKNRLHLTLSKKQFNDTFGDNAAKVHEKTNKVSKYAEAFLIKMKDIFKGDNAKFIGTPLQLYLMLEIFLDRFIDWLKSDGDLDIHFSYLGNNIAEVYHTFINKKYETYFNKKLVKEVLKQEQEKIIFDQYHANFAKSLTIQSKVHNNLAKFTDLILLVGIIKSQGIGNNIEFIHPTFREYFAAQAFTHWVEKEQHKLSNNKKQEYLLTEILMHPCHQMIRTFFNHHLLIIRTHYQYSTLIEYGKKIEELWSKKLLQNDEEFILYITAREGNVKIISFLLDSLIEYAKHDITKNFINFVIKDGWTALHWAARAGQLEVVQSLIEQYKADVHAKAKDDWTVLHSSAQCGALDVIQYLLKHIKIDAVTKNGCTVLHFAAQSGKFETVKFLVETGDAKVDATDKNGNTILHFAVKSGKLKVVQYLVDTKGADIHAIANDGRTILHSAAKCSQAGALEVIKYLVDEKGANINSTTNDEKTILHYAAGYGRLETVKYLVEEKHADIHATTNKTGWSVLHSACCFGKLEVIKYLVDTKGADIHAIANDGRTILHSAAKCSQAGALEVIKYLVDEKGADIHAIANDGETILHYAAGYGRLETVKYLVEEKHADIHAIANDGRTILHSAAKCSQAGALEVIKYLVDKKGANINITTSDGKGLSDVASSQVEVIQYLEAKNVNITQDALSSSEAFSDDAVLMGVTD; encoded by the coding sequence ATGAAAAAAAATATTAAAGCACAAAAGAAGAGACAGGGTAAAGCACAAGGCGAGAGTTTTGAATTAGATCTAGCTACTTGGTTTTTAATAGATCAATATATTAAATATCAAGCACATAAGGCGTCTGATTATTCTTTTAATTTTTTTCCAGGATTTGATGATATTGAGAAATTAGAGGATATAGTTATCAGGTATGAAAGAAATGCACAAGAGCGAATAATCTTTGTTCAAGCAAAGCATGTACTAGAACCTAATCAGAATCTTACCGATCAAGCTCTGTTTTTACTCAACGGGGATTATAGTTTATTAATGTATTGCAATGCTTATCTTAAAGCGAAAAACAATCCAGATCTTTTACGACAAATAGAATATAAAAATTTAAATAGTAATGTAGAATTTAAGGATGTGGTAGAAGAATGTATTTTAGCAACCAGTAAGGGGGTTACCAGCCAATATTTGATAAAAGAAACAAATAATCAGAAATTAAATATTGGTAATAGAGAACTATATAAACCTCATAGTATAAAAAATGAACTAATAAAAGCGTTTAAAGCTGAATCAAAAGGTAATCAAGATAAATTAACTGAATTATGTAACTTAGATGCTAGTGAATTAGCAGAAGGTATTGACGAATTTTTAGGCAAATTAATATTTGTGACTAATTTACCACGCCAAGGAACTGTAGGGAATAATTTAGAGAATATTATAAAAAATGAACAAATTGGTGCTAAGATAAAAATTGGTGGTAAGCTATTAGAACAAGCTGAAATCAATGATTACTTTAATGCTCTTCAGTATTTAATCTTTAGAAGAAAGGGGGAAAATAAGACATTAATCACTCCTAAAGAACTAGATGAATTATTTAGTGATCAAAAGCAAAAACTAGATGAATTATTGATAAATAGAGCACATAGCAAAAAATTGGAAGCATTAGGTGTAAGTTTTACAGAAGAATCTATTAAAGATTTAAGAGATAATAAATTACAAGATTTTTTGCTTCCAGAGAAGAGAGTGCTAAATATAATAACATCAGGAAAAACAGCAAAAGTAGGCGCAGCGGATGTTTTACGAGATTTGCAAGCACTAAAAATGCAACAATTAACGATCCAAGATTTAGCAACATTACCAACGCTAGAAATGTTAACACAATCAATCATCCAACCGAAGACATCAAAAAATCAGTATACTCTTACCTTATTTAAGCAAAATGATTTGCATCTTGTGTTCATTGAAGGCACTATACGGCAAAACCTCAAGGAAACTCTAGAGACCATAATTAGTACAAAAGATTTCAAATTTAAAGCCATATTTATTAGTACGATTAACCTTTTAGAAAAAGCCAAAAGTAAAGACGCATTAAAACAAAATCCACTTTATAAATTTTTTGAAGATTTAAATAAAAAATCACTTTATGAATCTATAGCGTTAGAGCATGTTGCATATAACGTAACAATAAAGGAATTTATTACAGAGAAAAAGCAAATTTTGCCTTTGGTTTCCTTAGATTCGATGGAATTAGGTTATGCAAAATTAAATCAAATATTATGTGATCCCACTATGAACACAAATGATGTGCTTTTTATAGATTTAGATTCATTGCTAAAGAATCATAGTAAGTTTTTATCGATACTATCTAAATATGGTAAATTCGTTATTGAATGTAATACATCTATCGTAAACGCAAGTAATACAACATTACTATCTTCACTTTTGCAAAATAACGTCGAGGCACGAATCATTTTGCTCACTAAGCAAGGCTTTAATGTACAAGATATATTGCCAAATCAAGAAGCAGAATCTTATCCAATAAAACATAATTTTATAGATTTAATCCGAACAGACCAAGAGAATCTATTAACAAGAAAGCTGTTAATTTTTTTAGGAAATAAAGAAAAAATCAGTCTTAAAGAGTTAATGGGCATTAGTGATTTAGATAAATATTTATCAGATGCACAAAACCAAGATATCATAAATCAAATGATCCCTACAACAAAATTAGTAGAACTTATTAAGAATGAAGACATTAAGATAGGAAGTGATAGCACAGGTACAAGTGACTTAGTAGGGGCATATGCACAATTATATCAAGATATTAATATAGAAAGATTGATTAACAATTTATTATTAGACAAGGAGAATATCTTTGTGATTAGTGGTATTAATGGATCGAAGAAAAGTAAAAGTTTTATTGATAAGCTAAAAGCATTTGATACAGGGCTACAGGTTGATAATATCGACCAAAATCAGATAAGTGATTTTCATCCAGATACTAAACATAATACTAGAATATTACTAGATGATGATAAATTGCAAGAAAAGCATTTTAAACAATTATGTCTAGTTAATGAAAATAAGAAAATTTATTGGATTAGTCTCAAAGATGGCAGTGATAATGAATCACAATTTATTTTACAACAAATTTATAATCCTGATTTTTATGTAGATAGACAATTTAATCATTTTAAAAAAGTAATTATTAAAGAAGATATATATAAAGAGTTGCAAGTAAAGAGTCATAACGAATCGCAACAAAGAAGTGATATATTTTTATTTACTGGTATAGATAACCAAGACGATTTGTTAAAGCTTTTTCCAGCATACAGCAGAAAATTAATACAACAAAATATGAATGATGCTCATCCCAGAGTAATAGCAAAAAAGAGGGGTGAACTATCACAGTTTGATCAATTAGTAGTACAAAATAAAACCATTCATTGGTTAAATATAGAACAAAATAATGGTAATACACAGATAGTGTGGATTAAATCTCGTGGCACATTAGATAATTTGCGTAAATATATTAATAATGAAAAAAGTATTAAACTAACTTTAGACAAGGATTTTATTAACGATATAAAGGATAAACAGACTACCATCATCGCAGATGATCCAGGTATGGGCAAAACTACTAGTTTAACAAAATTATGTACATTACAATACGATTTAGGGTCTGAAGTCAAATCAATATTTCAATCACATTGGGTAATAAGCGTTGATCTAAAAGATCATATATCAACAATCGGCAGGATTAAGTCTTCTAATATTAAGATTGATGATATAATTAACTTATGCTTAGAATCTGATTCAGATCTTAACACGACATTCGCAAAAAAGATATTATTGTTTGCTTTTCAGAATACCAATTTTATAAAACCTATATTAATCAAATTTGATGGATTTGATGAAGTTTTAGATCAAAATATTAGAAATAACCTTATTTCATTAATGCAGTATTTAAAATATGATCCCAATGTCAAGAACGTCAAGTTTTGGATTACCAGTCGCCTGCATTATGAACAAACTTTAGAAAATAAATTATCAATATTTGCCACAAAATTTGAACCACTTAATGATCAAAAAAATAAAGAATTTATATATCAGTTTTTCAAAAACAGGTTGCATCTTACTTTAAGTAAGAAGCAGTTTAATGATACTTTTGGAGATAATGCTGCTAAGGTACATGAAAAGACAAACAAAGTCTCCAAATATGCTGAAGCGTTTCTAATCAAGATGAAAGATATATTTAAGGGTGATAATGCTAAATTTATTGGCACACCATTGCAGCTATATTTAATGTTAGAAATTTTTTTAGATCGTTTTATAGATTGGCTGAAAAGTGATGGTGATTTAGATATACATTTTAGTTATTTAGGTAATAATATAGCTGAGGTATATCACACCTTTATTAATAAAAAATATGAAACTTATTTTAACAAAAAATTAGTAAAAGAAGTATTAAAGCAGGAACAAGAGAAGATAATTTTTGATCAATATCACGCAAATTTTGCTAAATCATTAACTATACAATCAAAAGTACACAACAATTTAGCAAAATTTACAGATTTAATATTATTAGTCGGCATTATTAAATCTCAAGGTATCGGCAATAATATTGAATTTATTCATCCAACATTTAGAGAATATTTTGCTGCTCAAGCATTTACACATTGGGTAGAAAAAGAGCAACACAAATTATCGAATAACAAAAAACAAGAATATTTATTAACCGAGATTCTTATGCATCCATGTCATCAGATGATTCGTACCTTTTTCAATCACCACTTGTTAATAATAAGAACCCATTACCAATATAGTACATTAATAGAGTACGGAAAGAAAATAGAGGAGTTATGGAGCAAAAAATTATTACAAAATGATGAGGAGTTTATTTTATACATAACAGCACGAGAAGGTAATGTTAAGATTATTAGTTTTTTATTAGATAGTCTTATTGAGTATGCTAAGCATGATATAACTAAGAATTTTATTAATTTTGTAATCAAGGATGGTTGGACCGCACTGCACTGGGCTGCTAGAGCTGGTCAATTAGAAGTTGTACAGTCTTTGATAGAACAATACAAGGCTGATGTTCATGCTAAAGCCAAAGATGATTGGACAGTATTGCACTCCTCTGCTCAGTGTGGTGCGTTAGATGTTATACAGTACTTGCTGAAGCATATAAAGATTGACGCCGTCACCAAAAATGGCTGTACAGTACTTCACTTCGCTGCTCAGTCTGGTAAGTTTGAAACTGTCAAATTTTTGGTTGAGACAGGAGATGCTAAGGTTGATGCTACAGATAAGAATGGAAACACAATACTACACTTTGCTGTTAAATCTGGTAAGTTGAAAGTTGTACAGTACCTAGTAGATACGAAAGGTGCTGATATTCATGCTATAGCCAATGATGGAAGAACGATACTGCACTCTGCCGCTAAGTGTAGTCAAGCTGGTGCATTAGAAGTTATAAAGTACCTAGTAGATGAGAAAGGTGCTAATATTAATTCTACAACCAATGATGAAAAAACAATTCTTCACTACGCTGCTGGGTATGGTAGATTGGAGACTGTAAAGTATCTTGTGGAGGAGAAACACGCTGATATTCATGCTACTACCAATAAAACAGGTTGGTCAGTGCTTCACTCTGCCTGCTGCTTTGGTAAGCTGGAAGTTATAAAATACCTAGTAGATACGAAAGGTGCTGATATTCATGCTATAGCCAATGATGGAAGAACGATACTGCACTCTGCCGCTAAGTGTAGTCAAGCTGGTGCATTAGAAGTTATAAAGTACCTAGTAGATGAGAAAGGTGCTGATATTCATGCTATAGCCAATGATGGAGAAACAATTCTTCACTACGCTGCTGGGTACGGTAGATTGGAGACTGTAAAGTATCTTGTGGAGGAGAAACACGCTGATATTCATGCTATAGCCAATGATGGAAGAACGATACTGCACTCTGCCGCTAAGTGTAGTCAAGCTGGTGCATTAGAAGTTATAAAGTACCTAGTAGATAAGAAAGGTGCTAATATTAATATTACAACTAGTGATGGAAAAGGATTGAGTGACGTTGCCTCTAGTCAGGTGGAAGTTATACAGTACCTAGAAGCAAAAAATGTCAATATCACTCAAGATGCATTATCATCATCAGAGGCGTTTTCTGATGATGCTGTATTAATGGGAGTAACAGACTGA
- a CDS encoding exo-alpha-sialidase, whose product MINNGIYWSNLEPVNLLNPDSAIDAINLGDDTLLLTYNRVINNHKSRNILSVATSYDEGLNWHPITIRNSIYPEGDIEYSNILSEEYSYPAIIMSPDNNEIHVIIHLIELT is encoded by the coding sequence TTGATAAATAACGGAATATATTGGAGTAATTTAGAACCAGTAAACTTATTAAACCCTGATAGTGCCATTGATGCTATTAATTTAGGTGATGATACATTACTACTTACATATAATCGAGTAATCAATAATCATAAATCACGAAATATATTAAGTGTAGCTACATCCTATGATGAGGGGTTAAATTGGCACCCTATCACTATTAGAAATTCTATCTATCCTGAAGGGGATATAGAATATAGTAACATCCTATCTGAAGAATATTCATATCCTGCTATTATTATGAGTCCTGATAACAATGAAATTCATGTAATTATACATTTAATAGAATTAACCTAA
- a CDS encoding tetratricopeptide repeat protein, with product MKIIKKKSIQNITKLAFIFILPLIFFSSAFAENTTSIVNEKPQPIDPQSKIQDPNILAEEYFNIGRSLYKLGQYEEAIEQYDLALQYNPKYPEAYYNKGLL from the coding sequence ATGAAAATAATTAAAAAGAAATCTATACAAAATATCACAAAATTAGCATTCATATTTATCTTACCATTAATATTTTTTAGCAGTGCTTTTGCAGAAAATACCACTAGTATTGTTAATGAAAAACCACAACCAATAGATCCACAAAGCAAGATTCAAGATCCCAATATTTTAGCAGAAGAGTATTTTAATATTGGAAGATCTCTTTATAAATTAGGTCAATATGAAGAAGCAATAGAACAGTATGATCTTGCACTGCAATATAACCCAAAATATCCCGAAGCTTATTATAATAAGGGATTACTTTAA
- a CDS encoding tetratricopeptide repeat protein has product MGQHQEAIENCNLAIKYKPNYADAYNHKGISLMYLGQYQEAIKNYDTALKYKPNYIEAYINKSISLNLLGKYQQAIEICDMALRYKSDDMVSYHNKGIASEKLGNYQEAIKNYNLAIQYQSDYAENYLAKGIALLRLENNKEAKKNFNLAP; this is encoded by the coding sequence TTGGGACAGCATCAAGAAGCAATAGAAAATTGTAATTTAGCAATTAAATATAAACCAAATTATGCAGATGCTTATAATCATAAAGGCATATCTTTAATGTATCTAGGACAATATCAAGAGGCAATAAAAAACTACGATACCGCTCTAAAATACAAACCAAATTACATAGAAGCATATATTAATAAGTCAATATCTTTAAACCTTTTGGGCAAATATCAGCAAGCGATAGAAATTTGTGATATGGCTCTTCGCTATAAAAGCGATGATATGGTATCTTACCATAATAAGGGTATTGCCTCTGAAAAACTAGGCAATTACCAAGAAGCCATTAAAAATTATAACCTAGCTATTCAGTATCAATCTGATTATGCAGAAAATTATTTAGCAAAGGGCATTGCATTATTACGCTTAGAAAATAATAAAGAAGCTAAAAAGAATTTTAATTTAGCACCTTAA
- a CDS encoding Rpn family recombination-promoting nuclease/putative transposase — protein sequence MAQKLKHDALVKKILTEKIAAQEFLAHYLPSDFKELIDLKAITVEKESFVEDDLKRKYSDIIYSVKTKDQEKAFVYVLIEAQSSCDYWIALRLWKYMLLLCERHMTNKEKLPLICPLLIYNGSEVYSAPRNFWELFTKPEQAKKLMVKDYQLVDLQNQSDDEIAKKKHLGMMEYFLKHIYQRNMLKLWDEFLTRFKPSLIMDKESGYIYLRSFLWYTDAKISEEKQQELEQIIVKHLSTEEKDNIMRTIAQKYIDEGIQHGIIQGIEKGIEKGKAEGKAEGKAEGIQIGAMKGKAEERVEIARKMLSQGCNFSLISSVTGLEEDFIRSLS from the coding sequence ATGGCACAAAAATTAAAACATGATGCTTTAGTAAAGAAGATTCTAACTGAGAAGATAGCAGCACAGGAATTTTTAGCACATTATTTGCCCTCAGATTTTAAGGAATTAATAGATTTAAAAGCAATAACAGTAGAAAAAGAGTCATTTGTTGAAGATGATTTAAAAAGAAAATATAGTGATATAATTTATTCAGTCAAAACTAAAGATCAAGAAAAAGCATTTGTCTATGTACTAATAGAGGCTCAATCTAGTTGTGATTATTGGATAGCATTAAGATTATGGAAATATATGCTGCTTCTATGTGAGCGTCATATGACAAATAAAGAGAAGTTACCATTAATTTGTCCATTGTTAATATATAATGGTTCTGAAGTATATAGTGCACCAAGAAATTTCTGGGAATTATTTACAAAACCAGAGCAAGCAAAGAAACTAATGGTTAAGGATTATCAACTAGTAGATTTGCAAAATCAGTCTGATGATGAGATAGCGAAGAAGAAACATCTTGGGATGATGGAGTATTTTTTAAAGCATATATACCAAAGGAATATGCTAAAACTATGGGATGAGTTTTTAACTAGATTTAAACCAAGTTTAATAATGGATAAGGAATCAGGATATATTTACTTAAGATCGTTTTTATGGTATACTGATGCTAAGATCTCTGAAGAGAAGCAGCAAGAATTAGAACAAATAATAGTTAAGCATTTATCAACAGAAGAAAAAGATAATATTATGAGAACAATAGCACAAAAATACATAGATGAGGGTATTCAGCATGGCATAATTCAAGGCATTGAAAAAGGTATTGAAAAAGGAAAAGCTGAAGGAAAAGCTGAAGGAAAAGCTGAGGGGATTCAAATTGGTGCAATGAAAGGAAAAGCTGAGGAAAGAGTAGAAATAGCAAGAAAAATGCTATCTCAAGGTTGTAATTTTTCTTTAATTTCTAGTGTTACTGGTCTTGAAGAAGATTTTATTCGTTCTTTATCATAA
- a CDS encoding tetratricopeptide repeat protein has product MKIIKKKSIQNITKLAFIFILPLIFFSSAFAENTTSIVNEKPQPIDPQSKIQDPNILAEEYFNIGRSLYKLGQYEEAIKNYNLAIKYKSDCAKCYNNKGMTLNTLKQYQEAIDNYDLTIKYDSSFAEAYNNKANVLCTIGKHREAIISYNLAIKNKQDFAAAYNNKGSALNDLGEYQNAIENFDTALKYNPRYPEAYYNKGISLMSLWQHQEAIENYDLAIKYKPNLIEEYEAIIKALRQLGNDLMAGEFEEKLKILKNNL; this is encoded by the coding sequence ATGAAAATAATTAAAAAGAAATCTATACAAAATATCACAAAATTAGCATTCATATTTATCTTACCATTAATATTTTTTAGCAGTGCTTTTGCAGAAAATACCACTAGTATTGTTAATGAAAAACCACAACCAATAGATCCACAAAGCAAGATTCAAGATCCCAATATTTTAGCAGAAGAGTATTTTAATATTGGAAGATCTCTTTATAAATTAGGTCAATATGAAGAAGCAATTAAAAATTATAATTTAGCCATTAAATATAAATCTGATTGTGCTAAATGCTATAACAATAAAGGCATGACTTTAAATACATTAAAACAATACCAAGAAGCAATAGACAATTATGACTTAACTATTAAATATGATTCTAGTTTTGCAGAAGCATATAATAACAAAGCAAATGTATTATGCACAATAGGAAAGCATCGTGAGGCAATAATATCATACAACCTCGCTATAAAAAATAAGCAAGACTTTGCAGCAGCTTATAATAATAAAGGTAGTGCATTAAATGACTTAGGAGAATACCAAAATGCAATAGAAAATTTTGATACTGCTCTTAAATATAATCCTAGATATCCGGAAGCTTATTACAACAAAGGAATATCTTTGATGTCTTTATGGCAACATCAGGAAGCGATAGAAAACTATGATTTAGCTATTAAATATAAACCTAATCTTATAGAGGAATATGAAGCAATAATTAAAGCTTTAAGGCAATTAGGTAATGATCTGATGGCTGGTGAGTTTGAAGAAAAATTAAAGATATTAAAAAATAATTTGTAA